The Denticeps clupeoides chromosome 1, fDenClu1.1, whole genome shotgun sequence genome segment GCCGTCAGCTCCCGTATTTCCTGAGCATCCTGTGCTTTCCACTCATTTGCCAAACGATAACATGATACTCACTTTAATGCAGGGACACGAAATTCCTGGCATTGGCCGGAGATTTGGATTTTTCCTAAGGATTTAAGGAAATGCATGGGGAAGAGGGTTGACTCATTTTGATTGTGACTTACATAAACCTCACAGTGcacctgtctgtgtgtatgtccaCGATTGCAATGCTATCATGTAAACAACTTTCtcttaattattattgttttttgcaaaaTCAGTTGCATCTGACTTgccattaatgtttttttccctaatTGAACTATTCCCTAATTGaactatttaaatatttaacgaACAAACATAGccacacaaagtaaaataataaaaaaggagaataaaattttataaataaaccaTTGCACATGCAAGACTCATGTTCCAGACTCTAATTTGTGTTGTCATGTTGTAGATACATTAAGATAAAAACAGTCCCTTTGTTTTGTTCAGGGTTTCCTCGGATCCGCAAAAAGTCTAAGATTGGATTTTCCAAATTGTAAGGCCTTACATTTCTTTAAGACTAGTTTATcctagagtttaaaggtcttaaaaatacagaatactacaaacaaataaaacaagccttcaatctgtcagtagtCTGCCAGTCACTACCCACTGTGCACTTCCGGGTTTACTAAGCACATGAATGAGTGATCTGACTATATATCTGAGAGATACAGGACTAGCAATGCAACACACACCTCACGTTAGACCATGTAAATCTGGGCAGGTTCAAGCTCACTTTGTATCACTGGTTTTAGTCAGGGTCGAGCTAAATTTTGTATCGTACCAGCTGCTTAATATTactgtattttgagaaaaatgatTGTACACACGCAATTTCCGTTCTGaagttgctcagaaaatctgcttcagtaACACATATTATCATAGACTGTGAATGTTATAGATTGTAAAGCGTTAGTGTTAGTGCTAGTTACAGGCTTTAACCACCCAGTAAAACTTTCTGTAAGCTTGATGGCGATGTTGTATATGCATAATCTTTCTTTCGTAACTGCATCTCACCGATGCAAGTCAAGGCTTTGTTTAGTTTTTGCATCACCATGTGTTAAATCGTACATTGTTTGGCCGTAAAGGAATAAGAGAGAACTGCGCATAAGTATGTCAGATGAAAACTGAGACCTTGTCTATACCTTGTCCTGCTAAGGAAATAACTTAAGGGGTAAAATTGTCGTTTTGGACAATTTGGAATGATTGTACAAACACAATAATTATTGGATGTCTGGCAACATTGCCAGTCAGCAATCACAAACTTCCGGTCTATATAATACCTGTAGTATACCTATCTTTTATGTTTTGGTGatggttttaattaaatgttaaataataacaTATTCTTTATCAGATTATAACTAAAAACATTACCTTAATTGGATGgcctatatcaaatatattcaaacccaaCAATAGCACTTCTTACTATTGCAATATTAAATGTGAGCTAtcttgttatacacagcatcttgccagagatttaaaaatgtctgtatGAGAAGCTAAAGTACACTATTTTTCAGTTTTCtcttttgtatttacatttgtttagttatttaatagcaaattgttttaaatgtccTTAGTGTCCTTAAGTCCCTGGCTACTAATCAATTCTTAGTTTACTTTGGAGTACTATAATTGGCACCTACTGAACTTTCTTGTTATGGCTGTAGTATCTCAGTATGTCTCATTATGCTATACAAGCAGTAGAACTCTGGTGCTCTGACAAAAGATGCTACGGAAAATACAGGCTTATACTGGGTTTGTTCATTTAATGCCTCAATGTGGATATTTTGTTTGCACAAAATTCACCAGAATTGGCCATTTAAGGGTCTACTTTAAAACGTTGACCTTGCTTGACtttcattattttgtatatCAGGCATTTTATATATCTGGGcccaggggccaacaagtgtgTTGTTGCTCACTTCCCGAGCATGGAAAGTTTAGGCTCAGACCCTGAACTGCACATTTTTTTGGCAACAGTCCATGTTACCTGAATCAAAAACTGCCCGaaataacaaaccaaaaatattgcAGTTGCCCCAGAGTGGCTTGCAacagtacaggtaatatgagCCTGATAAAACTGACAAAAGCTAAAAAGTTTATAGGAATTTggaatatatcaaataataatgtattaatatatattaataatatactGAGGAAAATctctggcccttggacaaatgtagttgatgaCCCCGATGCAAGGTCTTAAACTagtgaaagtggccttaaaaaaggtttttaaaaggcttccttaaacctgtcTGTGTTTTGCTGTTTAACCAGCATTTTGTCACATGCTGCATTTTCAGTCATTCTCTCGTCCCACATTTCCCCACAGCTGGAGTATTAGGTTCTTTCTAATGTCAGAATAAAACGGGCAAGGGTCACAAGGACTTTATCTAACTGTGGCTCTTCACCCCTGTTCCCAAGTAAACACAATCTTGATTATTTAAACAGCACTCGATGTCTtcaaaaaaaaccaacaatggACATTTCCACAAAGCATGCAATAGGGTGCCTTCTGCTTCTTTGCATTTCCAACACAATTCATCTTCACtaattcccattttattacTTGTTGTTGGTGTATAGTAGTACCTATTGACCATTTTATATAGTAGATAATTTTTCCTCTTGTCAACCAATGATTGACTAGCGAAGTACATTTTTGACATAATTCAGTGCGCTTGTCAACTTTCCACAGCAGCTATGGACCACAGACCATTCCCATCGATTTGGTCTTTTTTCCAATGCCCTTCTTAACCTGATTCTACCTTCACCCTTTACCCCCTTCCCattcccacccccaccaccattccaccgttttttttttactcctcatgatactgtgtgtgtgtgtgtgtgtgtgtgtgtgtgtgtgtgtgtgttctttcgcTAAGTCTCTCTTCCCCTCCTTCTTCAGGGGACCCTCTGGCTCTCCATAACAAAGGGCTAACTTGTGCATGTGCTGGACGTTTGCATGGCAGAGTGAAGCAGactgggactgtgtgtgtgtgtgtgtgtgtgtgtgtgtgcagacgtTCACGGAGTGCTCAGAATGTACTGGTGTGTGCAGTCGAAACAGCCTGAAATGCGGCTGACTTGAGCGCAAGTGAAGACAGCGAATTTTTTACAGCGACATTTTCCCTTTATTAACTGCAGTTAATTGGAACACTGAACTCGCAAAATTTCACACGAAATTGGAATTCCTGGGAAGTGAGCTAAGAGAGGGgtcccccccctccttcctttcacttctttttctctcccctctccTTTTCTGTCTGTCCTCAACAGCACCCCATGTTATTTGCTGCTGTCCCTTCGCTGCGTTTAACACAaccactctctctttctctctctctctctctctctctctctcactcacacacacacacacacacacacacacaatggggagtaagagagaaaaaaagaaatgaaatgcagCCCCCCCACCACCAGATGGAACTTTTGAGGTTTTTGGCCGGAATGATGTGTGCTCTCGGCGAGCAACGCATACTTTCGCACACCAGAGAATTGGCTAATCAGCCTCGGGCCTCTGTTTGGAGAGGAGCTCTCCACAAGATTTTCTAACCACCCCCCAACAGATTGTATTTAATTTGAACCCCCCCCGCCCGCCCGACAGAGATGACTTcatgcttttctctctctccgcaGAGAAGCGATGCGGAATTACCTGAAGGAGCGAGGGGACCAGACTGTCCTCATCCTGCACGCGAAGGTGGCCCAGAAGTCCTACGGCAATGAAAAAAGGTACTGTCTCGTTCCGAGCGGCACAGCGTTTCAGCGCATCACATTTTTCTTTGATTGCAGATTTGCACAATGAATTGTCTACGTTCACGGCTACTTTGAAATATGTCCCTTTGCTATTGACACATTACCCTTTCAAGAACAGTCATTTAAAATtgcaatatatacagtgtgtgcgtgtatgtgtatatatatgatatatacacacacacacacacacacacacacacacacacgcacgtaatATATTCAGTCTATGGAACCGAATAGTCCATGCCAGGAAGGACACTTTGCctgcatttacacagtcagACCAATTCTGAATTTTTCACTGGATGACAATTTTTAACAGAAAAGAACtgcattgattaaaaaaagaaaatccagaTTGGAATCAGGTCCCAATCATTTGTGGAAATTAATTAGAAGTGACGCATTGACAGATTACGCAATGGGGCGTCATACGTGCCTCTTGCTCCTAAACCACACATGCAACAATTGCAGCGTACCCTCAAGCAGTTATGGCACTGGGTTAATCCAGGGCCATGTCAAAAACTTTTACAGAATGCCCACTGGATGTCTGAAAAACACCCATCAGCATTTACGTTTACTGTTTAGACAGGTTTACGTCTGAACGATTTTAAGAAAATATACAATTgtgatttgatttgcaatttttGGTCTGATCTGTATTGACTAtacattgtgtgtttttaaaaacttgTAGCATAATcgtacattgaaatatgaactgctATATACTGAACAGCATCAATACAGTCTTGGGGTGCAAAATGTCAGTCACTGCGATCCTCAAATCAGGGATTTGGTTCAAATTCGATTAATCGATCAGACCTGGTCAGCTACACAAGGGAGATTTGGCTCCACCCCCAGCCTTTCAAagggtatacacacacacacacacacacacacacacacacacacacaagaaaaggTTAAAAATATAGTAAACAAATGTTAACAGGTTTTCGGTGTGACATGAACGCTACAGGCCTCAAACTGTTGGTTGTTGAAAAGACGTGTCAGGCGTGTGTTTCAGTGCGCCGATATTCACTCTGCGGGATTTGGAGGCGAGTTTCGTTATTTTCCGGTAATAAGATGTAGAAAGAACAGCGGCCCGCGTATTTGTTCAGGTTTGCCCCCAGAGACTGGCCCGTAGTGTATAGATGGTGAAATCTGCGGCGGCGAGGACGGcgagatgaagagagagagtgGCGGCGTGTTGCCCTGGGAACACGGCGGCTGGCTCAGAGCCGCTAAGCGGAGGGGAGGCGTCAGCACTGATCACCTCATCTTTATCGGCCTGTCAATCTCCGTCTCgcagccaaaacacacacagaaacctcACATCTCTGGCCACTTTAGacagtccttttttttatttaggggGATTAAGGTCGAATGAAGTCCGCCTTGGAAGGGCGCTCGACAGCAGTGCACTGTGGGATgtttgagggtgtgtgtgtcgggCGGGGGTGCAGAGCAGCGCTTCCTCCCAAACTTTACAGTTTTCGGGGTTTGGAGGTGAGAGGGACGTTGTACAGACGTCTCTGCGCAAAGAGCCAAACTTTCACTCGGTCTAGAAATAGTCCAGCATGAAATGTGTGCCCAGACTGGCACAAAGGCccggccacacacacatacgggcACGCGTACACACCCTCGCTCGTTCATACACTGAGACGCTGTATTGTCCTCTGGCGTacgatacacacatacacacgttcaTACACAATGTCCAACTGTTATACACAAGCTCTGCCAAGCTGTTCCACTGCAATGGTTTAAATTCTCTTTAAGATCAGTTCTCTTTCAGAAGAAGGGTCACAGGGCAgtaaacttgtgtgtgtgagtgtctgtcttGTCTGCTTTAAGGATGTGAAAGTAGACTCTCAACCCAGCAGACCACGCCCACCCGCCCCATCCACAACATGCTAACCAACTTGAAAGTCAAGTgtttgtcgttgtgaaacacaacaacacaaccgatcgcctggtgagcagtgggcagccgtgacaggcgcccggagagcagtgtgtggggacggtaccttgctcaaggggacctcagtgggattttttttttctttctttttcttccctttttttttttttttttccaatatgaaagtgaagtgattgtcattgtgaaacactgcagcacagcacacggtgactcaacaaaacgtgtcctctgcttttaacccttggggagcagtgtgtggggatgctaccttgctcaatggcaccttgacaaccttctgattacgggtccgcttccttacccgcaaggccacctGCACTCCTCTGCCCCGCTCTGTCCGCATACTGAAAACAACTCGTCTATGCCTTTGTTAAGGTTGAGGGTGGGTCACCCAGGTTTTTTTTCAGTCTAGTGATCATAATCAATCGCATCATGATTTCGTTTCTGTAGTTGTTTGGGGGAAAAACCTATCAGTTCCGCAGTTCCTACTGGGCCgatcagtaaagtaaagtaaagtgaagtgattgtcacatgtgatacacagcagcacagcacacggtgcacacagtgaaatttgtcctctgcatttaacccatcaccctgagtgagcagtgggcggccatgacaggcgcccggggagcagtgtgtggggacggtgcttttgctcagtggcacctcagtggcaacttggtggatcgggattcgaaccggcaaccttctgattacggggccgcttccataaccgctaggccaccactgcccagagaTGCCTGGGTCTTTTCCCTCATGTCAGGATTCTTTTTCAGGACGTGTAGACTATTAAACAGGAATGGGGTGTCAATTTCATCctgcttcataaaaaaaatcattcataagTTGCTGAAACCAAGGCAGATTTTCACACCAGGACGCACAGAGCACACCAGCAGGGTCAAAGCGGGTTTGGTGGCATGAGGTTCTCGTAACATTGGGCATgtgattttaatgttgtggctgattggtgtagATATAACTGTCTATTGGAAGTAAAACGTATTCTGAGAACCACTGTTTTTTCGTTTGtctaaacacaaaataattctTCTGACAGGCCCTTCAGCCAGGGTTGGGGGAGCTGATTGGTTTAGACTTATTGTGGTGGACAGCTTGTATTAATTTTGattgtttttgacatttttggggTGTGTTTGAAGGGTTTCCCCATTGTTGCGTTTTGTTAGCTTTAGTAGATATATCTAATACTGCCCTGCCCCCTAGTGGTGAAAACATAAACGCAGCAAAACATGGGCCTTTGGGACTTTAGCATCAGTGAGttgtttgcattgtgtgtgtgtgtgtgtgtgtgctgtaactCTGCTGATCTgttggttgtgtgtatgtgtccacTTTGTGTCCTCTTTGTTTTAACCAAGCTTTATtatgtgtgtgcaggttttTCTGTCCCCCTCCGTGTGTGTATCTAATGGGGAGCGGctggaagaaaaagaaggagCTGATGGAGAGGGATGGCTGCTCGGAGCCGGAGTCTCAACCATGTGCCTTCATCGGCATTGGCAACAGCGAACAGGAGATGCAGCAGCTCAACCTGGAGGGGAAGgtacagcaaacacacacacacacacgcacgcgcccGCACACGCAAACACgtgtttgtatttatatttagtgCCCAAGCCAATAAGTCTAGATTCTAGAGAAAACTTCTCAGCCAGCAGGTAGCCCCCAGCTCAATCTAggttataaataaaatccataGTGTccaatttattcattaattcatacatatcatcttttttttttcttttgcagaacTATTGCACGGCCAAAACCCTGTACATATCCGACTCGGACAAGAGAAAGCACTTCATGCTGTCGGTGAAGATGTTCTACGGCAACAGCACTGACATCGGCGTCTTCCTCAGCAAGAGGATCAAAGTCATTTCCAAACCCTCCAAAAAGAAACAGTCGCTCAAAAACGCAGACCGTGAGTGCCATGCCcgtttcatttaaatgaaaaaaattctaaCCATAGATTGGTTTGATATATGCTGATAGGAAATGATTGTTGAGAGGCCATTAAAATGTagaagtacatttaaatttaaaaacttgttttaattctcattactttttgaaaatgtatttcatgtacgctaccagttaaaagtttggacacacctactcatttatgggtcttgcattgttttacattatagaacaaaactgaagacacaggactatgaaatgtatatgtaataaaAGAAGAATAGAATAGgaaatttttattacaaatcaaGGAGCTTTTGCTGTAATGGCTGCAtatatactgaacactttcttatcactcacttatgttaatgagcatctcatgaagcagcttttgatgatagcaatagtgaacaaagcagccataaaggtaaaaagaggcgactctgatcgactttctcctgctacaaaaattcTAAATGTGCTTCttacattggattcttcaaattgGCTCCATCTTCAAATTGGCCTCCTAACCACCACAGAGCAGGTGCATTCAAACCTTTGATGGTATGTATGTACAGATGATGGCTAGTTCTTTAGTGGAGTGTATGATGATTATTACATTTCTCCATCAGAGGGTGTTGCCCATGGTTTTCAGTTTTTCTCAGTTTCAACCTCACTGATTGACAAACTctttctttatctctctctctctctctctctctctctctctctctctctctctctgtgcagtgtgtataGCATCAGGCACTAAGGTGGCACTGTTTAACAGGCTGAGGTCTCAGACGGTCAGCACACGTTACCTGCACGTGGAGGGAGGCAACTTTCACGCCAGCTCTCAGCAGTGGGGAGCCTTTTACATCCACCTTTGTAAGACacattcactctctctctctgcgcgcacacacacacacacacacacacacacacagaagtttCCCCTCTAATGCTTACTGGGGACTCTTAATAATTACTCTATAATGACTCTGTGTTTTTAGAAAAATTCAAATGTTCTCTTGTGTAAGAATAAATACACACGTGCATACACATAGCAGATTATAGTATGACTAACTCTGTCTGAAATATAGACACTCAACTctgaactctgtgtgtgtgcggccgTCTATTATTGTATGTCTACAGTGGACGATGAGGAGTCGGAGGGGGAAGAGTTCACAGTGCGGGACGGTTACATCCACTACGGCCAGACAGTCAAACTCGTCTGTTCGGTCACAGGGATGGCCCTGCCACGATTGGTACAGTACTTTTCTCCCGCTCCTGCTTATGTAATCATGATTTACACAGCAGGCATCTCACTAAATGTtacttgaagaaaaaaattgtataattttttttgtttaattgaatCTTCTGACGCCATTAAAAGATTAGTCGCTCATAAGACTCTTAGTCatattttcctcctcttcccttTGTTCTCACAGATCATTCGCAAGGTGGACAAGCAGACAGCCCTGTTGGATGCGGACGACCCCGTGTCTCAGCTCCATAAGTGTGCCTTCTACCTGAAGGATACGGAACGCATGTACCTGTGCCTTTCTCAAGAGAGGATCATCCAGTTCCAAGTGAGCTCTCCTCTTAATGAGTACGCAGTATATGGGTACAAACAATATTATACATTGCGGTCTGAATCACAGTGAATCCCATGatgcacttactacattgatgcATAGCCTATAATGACAGTGATATTGCAATATTGTTTGTTCAGTAAAACTTGCATTGAATTGCATTGGAGGTCAGTTGTctttgaaatgtatttgtaaCGGTAGGAAGACCAACAAAGtacaataaacattttaaaacccatagtttttcttacattatTAAATGTGGAATATAAGTGGGTTTAAATTACTTAAAACACACAGGGTTGAGTATAACTTTGATTCCAGGTTCGATTAGAATCTGTACAGACAGTCTCACGATACATTGCTAGAAGCAGCATTTATCATGCGC includes the following:
- the rbpjb gene encoding recombination signal binding protein for immunoglobulin kappa J region b isoform X1, whose translation is MAPVVTGKFGEHPQPLRLTREAMRNYLKERGDQTVLILHAKVAQKSYGNEKRFFCPPPCVYLMGSGWKKKKELMERDGCSEPESQPCAFIGIGNSEQEMQQLNLEGKNYCTAKTLYISDSDKRKHFMLSVKMFYGNSTDIGVFLSKRIKVISKPSKKKQSLKNADLCIASGTKVALFNRLRSQTVSTRYLHVEGGNFHASSQQWGAFYIHLLDDEESEGEEFTVRDGYIHYGQTVKLVCSVTGMALPRLIIRKVDKQTALLDADDPVSQLHKCAFYLKDTERMYLCLSQERIIQFQATPCPKEPNKEMINDGASWTIISTDKAEYTFYEGMGPVHTPVTPVPVVESLQLNGGGDVAMLELTGQNFTPNLRVWFGDVEAETMYRCAESMLCVVPDISAFREGWRWVRQPVQVPVTLVRNDGIIYSTTLTFTYTPEPGPRPHCSAAGAILRAGSSSLISSSGTIMGGPGANSGETGPYGSNSSSGVPASASSAAAVVS
- the rbpjb gene encoding recombination signal binding protein for immunoglobulin kappa J region b isoform X2, which produces MRNYLKERGDQTVLILHAKVAQKSYGNEKRFFCPPPCVYLMGSGWKKKKELMERDGCSEPESQPCAFIGIGNSEQEMQQLNLEGKNYCTAKTLYISDSDKRKHFMLSVKMFYGNSTDIGVFLSKRIKVISKPSKKKQSLKNADLCIASGTKVALFNRLRSQTVSTRYLHVEGGNFHASSQQWGAFYIHLLDDEESEGEEFTVRDGYIHYGQTVKLVCSVTGMALPRLIIRKVDKQTALLDADDPVSQLHKCAFYLKDTERMYLCLSQERIIQFQATPCPKEPNKEMINDGASWTIISTDKAEYTFYEGMGPVHTPVTPVPVVESLQLNGGGDVAMLELTGQNFTPNLRVWFGDVEAETMYRCAESMLCVVPDISAFREGWRWVRQPVQVPVTLVRNDGIIYSTTLTFTYTPEPGPRPHCSAAGAILRAGSSSLISSSGTIMGGPGANSGETGPYGSNSSSGVPASASSAAAVVS